A single window of Pseudomonadota bacterium DNA harbors:
- a CDS encoding exodeoxyribonuclease V subunit gamma has product MFHLHRSNRLERLADALVAEISKDPPRDPLAPEWVAVQSLGARAFLEREIAAQTGVFANTEMPLPSDLFRHVIRWALGPDAEAPEILGEDRLALAILDVLPGLLARRELSPVARYVERGDTGKALHALSRKVAHAFAEYALYRPELVSAWLGGAGSEGWQPILFRAAMARLEGAAHGRPRTQAELAREAAAALNRAAGGSLPARVSLFGVTSLPPLHVELLAALARRTDVHLYNLNPSREYAGDSGREDGNRLVASMGRLGRDFQRVLEERVQYVEGPEELFVDPGSGGMGSVLASIQSDMLHLTRRGGQPGADAPPLPRDPGDWSIKVCACRSPLREIEAVRDEILALFADPASTFRPGDVAVLAPDVEAYVPFIDAVFGRAPEIPRASTRRSSDAAASMLDTVSALLALAESRLGAGELHGFVSRPQVARRFGLGAAEVDDLFAACLSAGARFGIDAEHRGRHGLPALVENTWRFALDRVTVGLAMSQGGGQAWRGVLPWDGGSADTAVPVALVECLAGVIGAIEALSAPRPLAAWCADLRRVVSAACDVDGEPQPSRDAFWGAIAALEEDVTFSGSAAAVGPSAFAFELEARAKEPPSRRGFQEGVVCADLSRMRGVPFRAVFVVGLGAGSFPRSANPPSFDLMAAAPRPGDRSPRDEDHALFLEAILAARERLIVTFCAEDDRGDGALPSAVVTQLLDTVEEGFGADVAVAHPVEPFSPAYFEGGRASRERLPGFDRVAYAAASASLCGDRDEAPTPCGMDPLPLEARDVAALDLADMTSYFADPSGYFCRRVLGVEPPRSEDEVPEREPFELGPLEKFEAGSQALREILAGASPAEVVARASGTGRIPVGASGAVAVAEISGEALEIAEAARRAVGEGAGTDSALFGMDVETPWGRCAVGGLVDGLTPRGRIVPDFGRVKGKRLVRAWIPHLALCCLEERAAVRTFCFFSGGKDQPLVHL; this is encoded by the coding sequence ATGTTCCACCTCCACAGGAGCAACCGCCTCGAGCGCCTCGCCGACGCGCTCGTCGCGGAGATCTCGAAGGACCCCCCCCGCGACCCGCTCGCGCCGGAGTGGGTGGCCGTGCAGAGCCTCGGCGCGCGGGCGTTCCTGGAGCGGGAGATCGCCGCGCAGACGGGCGTGTTCGCGAACACGGAGATGCCGCTCCCCTCCGATCTCTTCCGCCACGTGATCCGCTGGGCGCTCGGCCCGGACGCGGAGGCGCCCGAGATCCTGGGCGAGGATCGGCTCGCGCTCGCGATCCTGGACGTCCTCCCGGGGCTTCTGGCGCGGCGGGAGCTCTCGCCGGTCGCGCGCTACGTCGAGCGCGGCGACACCGGAAAGGCGCTGCACGCCCTGTCCCGCAAGGTCGCCCACGCCTTCGCGGAGTACGCGCTCTACAGGCCGGAGCTCGTCTCGGCGTGGCTCGGCGGCGCCGGGAGCGAGGGCTGGCAGCCGATCCTCTTTCGCGCGGCGATGGCGAGGCTCGAGGGCGCGGCGCACGGGCGGCCGAGGACGCAGGCGGAGCTCGCCCGCGAGGCCGCGGCGGCGCTCAATCGCGCGGCGGGCGGGTCGCTTCCGGCGCGGGTGTCCCTGTTCGGCGTCACCTCGCTGCCGCCGCTCCACGTCGAGCTGCTCGCCGCCCTCGCGCGCCGCACCGACGTGCACCTCTACAACCTCAACCCCTCGCGCGAGTACGCCGGCGACTCCGGGCGCGAAGACGGGAACCGGCTCGTCGCGTCGATGGGCCGCCTCGGGCGGGACTTCCAGCGCGTCCTCGAGGAGCGCGTGCAGTACGTCGAGGGCCCTGAGGAGCTGTTCGTCGATCCGGGCTCAGGCGGCATGGGCTCGGTGCTCGCGTCGATCCAGTCCGACATGCTGCACCTCACGAGGCGCGGCGGCCAGCCGGGAGCGGACGCCCCGCCGCTGCCGCGCGATCCGGGCGATTGGTCGATCAAGGTGTGCGCCTGCCGCAGCCCGCTGCGGGAGATCGAGGCGGTGCGCGACGAGATCCTCGCGCTGTTCGCGGATCCCGCGTCGACGTTCCGCCCGGGGGACGTCGCCGTGCTCGCCCCGGACGTCGAGGCGTACGTCCCCTTCATCGACGCGGTCTTCGGCCGCGCGCCCGAGATCCCCCGCGCCTCGACGCGCCGCTCGTCCGACGCCGCGGCCTCGATGCTCGACACCGTGTCGGCGCTCCTCGCGCTCGCAGAGTCGCGGCTCGGCGCCGGGGAGCTCCACGGGTTCGTCTCGCGGCCGCAGGTCGCGCGCAGGTTCGGGCTCGGCGCGGCCGAGGTCGACGATCTCTTCGCCGCGTGCCTTTCCGCCGGCGCGCGCTTCGGGATCGACGCGGAGCACCGGGGCCGGCACGGCCTCCCGGCGCTCGTCGAGAACACCTGGCGCTTCGCGCTCGACAGGGTGACGGTCGGGCTCGCGATGTCGCAGGGGGGCGGCCAGGCCTGGCGCGGCGTCCTGCCCTGGGACGGAGGATCGGCCGACACGGCCGTCCCGGTCGCGCTCGTCGAGTGCCTCGCCGGGGTGATAGGCGCGATCGAGGCGCTCTCCGCGCCGCGGCCGCTCGCCGCGTGGTGCGCCGACCTGCGGCGCGTCGTCAGCGCCGCGTGCGACGTCGACGGCGAGCCGCAGCCCTCGAGGGACGCCTTCTGGGGCGCGATCGCGGCGCTCGAGGAGGACGTCACGTTCTCCGGCAGCGCCGCCGCGGTCGGTCCGAGCGCGTTCGCGTTCGAGCTCGAGGCCAGGGCGAAGGAGCCCCCGTCGCGGCGGGGCTTCCAGGAGGGCGTGGTCTGCGCGGATCTGTCGCGGATGCGCGGCGTCCCGTTCCGGGCGGTCTTCGTCGTCGGCCTCGGCGCGGGCTCCTTCCCGCGGAGCGCGAACCCGCCGAGCTTCGACCTCATGGCGGCTGCGCCGCGGCCCGGCGATCGCTCGCCGCGCGACGAGGACCACGCGCTCTTCCTCGAGGCGATCCTCGCTGCGCGGGAGCGGCTGATCGTCACGTTCTGCGCCGAGGACGATCGCGGGGACGGGGCGCTGCCCTCCGCCGTCGTGACGCAGCTGCTCGACACCGTCGAGGAGGGTTTCGGGGCGGACGTCGCGGTGGCGCACCCCGTCGAGCCGTTCAGCCCGGCCTACTTCGAAGGCGGCCGCGCGTCCCGAGAGCGCCTGCCGGGATTCGATCGCGTGGCGTACGCCGCCGCCTCGGCGAGCCTTTGCGGCGACCGCGACGAGGCGCCCACGCCGTGCGGGATGGACCCCCTTCCGCTCGAGGCGCGCGACGTGGCGGCGCTCGATCTCGCGGACATGACGAGCTACTTCGCGGATCCGAGCGGGTACTTCTGCCGGCGGGTGCTCGGCGTCGAACCGCCTCGTTCCGAGGATGAGGTTCCGGAGCGGGAGCCGTTCGAGCTCGGCCCTCTAGAGAAGTTCGAGGCCGGATCGCAGGCGTTGCGGGAGATCCTCGCCGGCGCCTCTCCCGCGGAGGTGGTCGCGCGTGCGTCCGGGACCGGCAGGATCCCGGTCGGCGCGTCCGGCGCCGTCGCCGTCGCGGAGATCTCGGGCGAGGCGCTCGAGATCGCCGAGGCCGCGAGGCGCGCCGTCGGGGAGGGTGCGGGCACCGACAGCGCCCTGTTCGGGATGGACGTCGAGACTCCGTGGGGGCGGTGCGCGGTCGGCGGGCTCGTCGACGGCCTCACGCCGCG
- a CDS encoding transposase gives MSRQASDTAKMFGAVVLAIGGAPDHTHVLLRYRPDLSVAALVRGLKAALTRTIRRDVPGLADFWWQTGYGAFSIGEAEVGHV, from the coding sequence CTGTCCAGGCAGGCCTCCGATACGGCGAAGATGTTCGGAGCCGTCGTGCTCGCCATCGGCGGAGCACCTGATCACACCCACGTATTGCTTCGATATCGGCCCGATCTCTCCGTCGCCGCGCTCGTACGCGGTCTCAAGGCGGCGCTGACTCGAACGATTCGGCGCGACGTGCCGGGCCTCGCAGACTTTTGGTGGCAAACTGGCTACGGTGCTTTCAGCATCGGCGAGGCGGAGGTGGGTCACGTGTAG
- the panC gene encoding pantoate--beta-alanine ligase — MRAPPIIVTDPEEARARCDEARRRGERVAFVPTMGALHEGHLRLLDAAREAGGFVVASVFVNPTQFAAGEDFGRYPRDLEGDVAKISGRGAELVFSPPVEAMYPEGACTQVVVSGLTGGLCGAHRPGHFAGVATVVTKLLNIVGPCAAIFGRKDYQQLLVVRRLAADLDLPVEIVGVPTVRDEDGLALSSRNVYLSAGERRRALAIPRSLAAAHALFAKGERRPEAIRRAVAGPIESAADSVDYVAVADPDTLSEAAPAGFGGRALVAVAARFGGTRLIDNTVLGEDNSPLPLAACDFGRGS, encoded by the coding sequence ATGCGCGCGCCCCCGATCATCGTCACGGATCCCGAGGAGGCTCGCGCCCGCTGCGACGAGGCGCGCCGCCGTGGGGAGCGCGTCGCGTTCGTGCCGACCATGGGGGCGCTGCACGAGGGGCACCTGCGCCTCCTCGACGCGGCCCGCGAGGCGGGCGGCTTCGTCGTCGCCAGCGTCTTCGTCAACCCGACGCAGTTCGCGGCGGGCGAGGATTTCGGCAGGTACCCCCGCGACCTCGAGGGCGACGTCGCGAAGATCTCGGGGCGCGGCGCAGAGCTCGTGTTCTCGCCGCCGGTCGAGGCGATGTACCCGGAGGGCGCGTGCACGCAGGTCGTCGTGTCCGGGCTCACGGGAGGGCTCTGCGGCGCGCACCGACCCGGGCACTTCGCCGGCGTGGCGACCGTCGTCACGAAGCTCCTCAACATCGTCGGGCCTTGCGCCGCGATCTTCGGGCGCAAGGACTACCAGCAGCTCCTCGTCGTGCGCCGCCTCGCGGCGGACCTCGACCTCCCCGTCGAGATCGTCGGCGTGCCGACGGTGCGCGACGAAGACGGCCTCGCGCTCAGCTCGCGAAACGTCTACCTGTCCGCAGGGGAGCGGCGCCGGGCGCTCGCGATCCCGCGAAGCCTCGCCGCGGCGCACGCGCTCTTCGCGAAGGGCGAGCGGCGCCCGGAGGCGATCCGCAGGGCGGTCGCCGGCCCGATCGAGAGCGCCGCCGACTCGGTCGACTACGTCGCGGTCGCGGATCCGGACACCCTCTCGGAGGCGGCCCCGGCGGGGTTCGGCGGACGGGCGCTCGTCGCGGTCGCGGCGCGGTTCGGCGGCACGCGGCTCATCGACAACACCGTGCTCGGAGAGGATAATTCGCCTTTGCCGCTCGCGGCTTGCGACTTCGGGAGAGGATCATGA
- a CDS encoding OmpA family protein, with translation MRHLVTVMIATMALAACGGGVQDVQSPDTVGTEAGAAPGAAPGGDPAVAYSDTPRDAHGATSSKIKATATEAAMKFFVVDKEKGPVKEVVVTLIDPGGQKYYSEQTDEAGYAEMLVPVGQTYDLYFLGLGTKEIVATSEVPNEPRLSIRTTLIYELERPVKGKPAPRFVLDGVNFDTGKATIRPESYERLDGVVEYMAHKKSARIEISGHTDNVGNKKANKTLSVKRAKACRDYVVSKGIDESRIEAVGYGDERPVAPNTTEDGRQQNRRIEATEL, from the coding sequence ATGCGTCACCTCGTGACCGTCATGATCGCAACGATGGCTCTCGCCGCCTGCGGAGGGGGCGTGCAGGACGTCCAGTCTCCCGACACCGTCGGGACCGAGGCCGGCGCCGCGCCAGGAGCCGCGCCGGGTGGCGATCCGGCGGTCGCCTATTCGGACACGCCCCGGGACGCGCACGGCGCGACGTCGTCGAAGATCAAGGCGACGGCGACCGAGGCGGCGATGAAGTTCTTCGTCGTCGACAAGGAAAAGGGGCCCGTGAAGGAGGTCGTGGTCACCCTGATCGATCCCGGCGGCCAGAAGTACTACTCGGAGCAGACCGACGAGGCAGGCTACGCCGAGATGCTCGTGCCCGTGGGGCAGACGTACGACCTGTACTTCCTCGGGCTCGGCACGAAGGAGATCGTGGCCACGTCGGAGGTGCCGAACGAGCCGCGCCTGTCGATCCGGACGACCCTGATCTACGAGCTCGAGCGCCCGGTCAAGGGCAAGCCCGCGCCCCGCTTCGTGCTCGACGGCGTCAACTTCGACACCGGCAAGGCGACGATCCGCCCGGAGTCGTACGAGCGGCTCGACGGCGTCGTCGAGTACATGGCGCACAAGAAGAGCGCGCGCATCGAGATCTCGGGGCACACCGACAACGTGGGCAACAAGAAGGCGAACAAGACGCTCTCGGTCAAGCGCGCGAAGGCCTGCCGCGACTACGTCGTCTCCAAGGGGATCGACGAGAGCCGCATCGAGGCCGTCGGCTACGGCGACGAGCGCCCGGTCGCTCCGAACACCACCGAGGACGGCCGCCAGCAGAACAGGCGCATCGAGGCCACGGAGCTGTAG
- a CDS encoding acyltransferase family protein, giving the protein MSDSYKRLVELGKLRFGELKLLADKLFEHMPPGDLAKILFPPALGLDLLRGALSEEPSEDKGFSIDLPDRGFYTAALDVAQWLSQHYFKTSVDGAEHVPAEGAALIVGNHSAGLMPLDAMFAMARVRERCGPERFVHPLVHDFAYVGPNIAVNARRLGILRATKENAAAAFAAGRLVLVYPGGDKEAFRTFMERDRVVLAGRKGFVRLALSAGVPILPLASVGLHESFIVLAKGERLARALGLKELLRTEVLPVGLSFPWGLAPSFFPFLPLPTSVEMRFLPPILLEGDPEDPAVVEDGYARVEAALQGAVDDLSKNRIPWFGR; this is encoded by the coding sequence ATGAGCGATTCGTACAAGCGCCTCGTCGAGCTCGGCAAGCTTCGTTTCGGCGAGCTCAAGCTGCTCGCGGACAAGCTGTTCGAGCACATGCCCCCGGGGGATCTCGCGAAGATCCTCTTCCCGCCAGCGCTCGGCCTGGACCTGCTCCGCGGCGCGCTGTCGGAGGAGCCGAGCGAGGACAAGGGCTTCTCGATCGACCTCCCGGATCGCGGCTTCTACACGGCGGCGCTCGACGTCGCGCAGTGGCTGTCGCAGCACTACTTCAAGACCAGCGTGGACGGGGCCGAGCACGTGCCCGCCGAGGGCGCGGCGCTGATCGTCGGCAACCACAGCGCCGGGCTCATGCCGCTCGACGCGATGTTCGCGATGGCGCGCGTCCGCGAGCGTTGCGGCCCGGAGCGGTTCGTGCACCCGCTCGTGCACGACTTCGCGTACGTCGGCCCGAACATCGCGGTCAACGCGCGCCGCCTCGGCATCCTGCGCGCGACGAAGGAGAACGCCGCCGCGGCCTTCGCGGCGGGCCGCCTCGTCCTCGTCTACCCGGGCGGCGACAAGGAGGCGTTCCGGACGTTCATGGAGCGGGACAGGGTCGTGCTCGCGGGCCGCAAGGGGTTCGTCCGGCTCGCGCTCTCGGCCGGGGTGCCCATCCTGCCGCTCGCGTCGGTCGGGCTGCACGAGTCGTTCATCGTCCTCGCCAAGGGCGAGCGGCTCGCGCGCGCCCTCGGGCTGAAGGAGCTCCTGCGCACGGAGGTGCTGCCCGTCGGGCTCAGCTTCCCTTGGGGGCTCGCGCCCTCGTTCTTCCCGTTCCTGCCGCTGCCGACGAGCGTCGAGATGAGGTTCCTCCCGCCCATCCTGCTCGAGGGCGATCCCGAGGACCCGGCGGTCGTCGAGGACGGCTACGCGCGCGTCGAGGCCGCGCTGCAGGGCGCGGTCGACGATCTCAGCAAGAACCGGATCCCCTGGTTCGGCCGGTAA
- a CDS encoding glycosyltransferase family 2 protein produces the protein MLTPPTGHANTDAAPPLRAVTPDPALLLSVVVPCFNEEDVLAELERRVTAVCEAAAPGSYEIVLVNDGSRDRTGALIAEASERNPSIVGVDLARNYGHQIALTAGLSFARGRRVLVIDADLQDPPELLPSMMAKMDAGANVVYGRRTERRGESGFKRRSAHLFYRLLDRLTDIKVPVDTGDFRLMDRKTLDVLLSMPEQYRFIRGMVAWIGMRQEEIPYERDARFAGETKYPLRKMVSFAVDAFTGFSLAPLRLASALAIAFLLAALGLATHALVSRLAFGAVREWEISLLLFFAFSGVQLLCIGIVGEYVGRTHQQVKARPLFVVKELHVRSAPPYGANTSTSARVKDPRPPAASRT, from the coding sequence ATGCTCACCCCGCCGACGGGCCACGCGAACACCGACGCCGCGCCGCCGCTGCGCGCCGTGACGCCGGACCCCGCGCTCCTCCTGTCGGTCGTCGTCCCCTGCTTCAACGAGGAGGACGTCCTCGCCGAGCTCGAGCGGCGCGTGACGGCCGTCTGCGAGGCGGCCGCGCCCGGCTCCTACGAGATCGTGCTCGTCAACGACGGCTCCCGGGACCGGACCGGTGCGCTCATCGCCGAGGCGAGCGAGAGGAACCCGTCCATCGTCGGCGTCGATCTCGCGCGGAACTACGGCCACCAGATCGCGCTGACCGCCGGGCTCTCGTTCGCCCGCGGGCGGCGCGTCCTCGTCATCGACGCCGATCTACAGGATCCGCCGGAGCTGCTCCCCTCGATGATGGCGAAGATGGACGCCGGCGCGAACGTCGTCTACGGGCGCCGCACCGAGCGTCGCGGGGAGTCGGGGTTCAAGCGCCGATCGGCGCACCTCTTCTACCGCCTGCTCGACCGGCTGACCGACATCAAGGTGCCCGTGGACACCGGCGACTTCCGCCTGATGGACAGGAAGACCCTGGACGTCCTCCTATCCATGCCAGAGCAGTACAGGTTCATCCGCGGCATGGTGGCATGGATCGGCATGCGGCAGGAGGAGATCCCGTACGAGCGGGACGCGCGCTTCGCGGGTGAGACGAAGTACCCGCTCAGGAAGATGGTCTCCTTCGCGGTCGACGCGTTCACCGGCTTCTCCCTCGCGCCGCTCCGGCTCGCGTCCGCCCTGGCGATCGCGTTCCTCCTCGCCGCCCTCGGGCTCGCGACCCACGCGCTCGTGAGCCGCCTCGCCTTCGGCGCGGTCCGCGAGTGGGAGATTTCGTTGCTCCTGTTCTTTGCGTTCTCGGGCGTGCAGCTCCTCTGCATCGGCATCGTCGGGGAGTACGTCGGCCGCACGCACCAGCAGGTGAAGGCGCGCCCCCTGTTCGTCGTGAAGGAGCTCCACGTCCGCTCCGCGCCTCCCTACGGGGCGAACACCTCGACCTCGGCGAGGGTGAAGGATCCTCGGCCGCCGGCGGCGAGCCGCACGTAG
- the panB gene encoding 3-methyl-2-oxobutanoate hydroxymethyltransferase — MTAKKKITAPNITAHKRKGRKIVMITAYDATFGRLFDGAGVDMVLVGDSLGMVIQGHDSTIPVTLDDVVYHCRAVARGLERAHLTGDMPFMTYKVSPERALEAAARVVQEGRAESVKVEGGVEIAETIARICAAGIPVVGHVGLTPQSVHALGGFKIQGRNPVDRARILEDARAVAEAGAFCVVLEGIPLELAQAVTAQLPVPTIGIGAGPHCDGQVLVGYDMLGLNEGFSPRFLKKYASLGAIIREAARTYSDEVRAGAFPGPEHSVSALEAADGAVVSYGAPGEGPMTH; from the coding sequence ATGACGGCGAAGAAGAAGATCACGGCCCCGAACATCACGGCGCACAAGCGCAAGGGCCGCAAGATCGTCATGATCACGGCCTACGACGCGACCTTCGGGCGCCTCTTCGACGGAGCGGGCGTCGACATGGTCCTCGTGGGCGACTCGCTCGGCATGGTGATCCAGGGGCACGACTCCACGATCCCCGTCACGCTGGACGACGTCGTCTACCACTGCCGCGCCGTGGCCCGCGGCCTCGAGCGGGCGCACCTCACAGGCGACATGCCGTTCATGACGTACAAGGTCTCCCCCGAGCGGGCGCTCGAGGCGGCCGCCCGCGTCGTGCAGGAGGGGCGCGCCGAGTCGGTGAAGGTCGAGGGCGGCGTGGAGATCGCCGAGACGATCGCGCGGATCTGCGCCGCCGGGATCCCCGTCGTCGGCCACGTCGGGCTGACCCCGCAGTCGGTCCACGCGCTCGGCGGGTTCAAGATCCAGGGGAGGAACCCCGTGGATCGCGCCCGCATCCTGGAGGACGCCCGGGCCGTCGCGGAGGCCGGCGCGTTCTGCGTCGTGCTCGAGGGCATCCCGCTCGAGCTCGCGCAGGCCGTCACGGCGCAGCTGCCCGTCCCGACGATCGGCATCGGCGCCGGCCCGCACTGCGACGGGCAGGTGCTCGTCGGCTACGACATGCTCGGCCTGAACGAGGGCTTCTCGCCGCGCTTCCTGAAGAAGTACGCGTCGCTCGGCGCGATCATCCGGGAGGCGGCCCGGACCTACTCGGACGAGGTGCGCGCCGGCGCCTTCCCCGGCCCCGAGCACTCCGTCTCCGCGCTCGAGGCGGCGGACGGCGCGGTCGTGAGCTACGGCGCCCCGGGCGAAGGACCTATGACCCACTGA
- the lolA gene encoding outer membrane lipoprotein chaperone LolA, whose protein sequence is MKRNRGQTHKPLAACAVAMAIAIAALGAAAQGGSAKTPSATEIVDSVQAHYAEISDYHAEFVQTLAHKLFPGRLERSYGAVMFKKGGLMRWEYARPERKLFVHDGKTLWIYEPEVPQVFKATANAEQLRKALAFLSGEGKIKESYKAEKLDAGRFNFKDGYVLKLTPKEKGSPFKRVELYVDSSDFHVARSVVVDHEGNRNRFDFSRPAKNAGLAASLFAFTPPADVPVLEAAE, encoded by the coding sequence ATGAAACGCAACCGAGGACAGACACACAAGCCGCTCGCGGCGTGCGCGGTCGCGATGGCGATCGCGATCGCGGCTCTCGGCGCCGCCGCGCAGGGCGGCAGCGCGAAGACGCCGAGCGCGACCGAGATCGTGGACAGCGTCCAGGCGCACTACGCGGAGATCTCCGACTACCACGCCGAGTTCGTGCAGACCCTCGCGCACAAGCTCTTCCCGGGCAGGCTCGAGCGCTCCTACGGCGCAGTGATGTTCAAGAAGGGCGGCCTCATGCGGTGGGAGTACGCGCGGCCGGAGCGGAAGCTGTTCGTCCACGACGGCAAGACGCTGTGGATCTACGAACCCGAGGTGCCGCAGGTGTTCAAGGCGACGGCGAACGCGGAGCAGCTGCGCAAGGCGCTCGCGTTCCTCAGCGGCGAGGGGAAGATCAAGGAGTCGTACAAGGCGGAGAAGCTCGACGCGGGGCGCTTCAACTTCAAGGACGGCTACGTCCTCAAGCTCACGCCGAAGGAGAAGGGCTCTCCTTTCAAGCGCGTCGAGCTGTACGTGGACTCGAGCGACTTCCACGTGGCGCGGTCCGTCGTGGTGGATCACGAGGGCAACCGGAACCGGTTCGACTTCTCGCGCCCGGCCAAGAACGCCGGCCTCGCGGCCTCGCTCTTCGCCTTCACGCCGCCCGCGGACGTGCCGGTCCTCGAGGCCGCCGAGTAG
- a CDS encoding sulfatase, with protein MSRRKQIVAVVLAALAIVGVALALLLPDGRHGPAGRAPDPSRERYNVVLVSIDTLRADRLGCYGYEDRPTSPVIDGIAKEGVLFERYVASAPWTTPSHLSLLTSLYPSSHGVMASFSEVWRGIQFNERSYHKLPDSRVTLAEALAAAGFASAAFTGGGPLDPTIGFAQGFGTYDTSMFKVDEDNFQAMTSWIGDHAEKQFFLFWHHFEVHAPYLHADFVADAAPAGQAAKIAEGMRAMAGSRYRDVWPGNAAHLRSRQTALLKEHGAFNRDVCEALYTSGVRSADRWLGRLVDELKRRKLYDRTLLVVTSDHGEEFGEHNKRLWYNHHGHILYEEMIHVPLVLKLPNGFAGGTRAHQICETVDVMPTILDLLDIAPAPNEMQGRSLAPLWSRPDLGDEDRAAFTESTVSKSEKKSVRTRHHKYIINIDQATVAELGRTRLPDGPLHAELYDLIGDPRERRNLLRADPSAKSLSLAADFERRLRRHLARQRGAAAPMTLGAEAIERLEGLGYLDDEPADAGR; from the coding sequence ATGAGCCGACGCAAGCAGATCGTGGCCGTGGTGCTGGCGGCGCTCGCGATCGTCGGCGTCGCCCTCGCCCTGCTGCTCCCGGACGGACGCCACGGCCCGGCGGGGCGCGCGCCGGATCCTTCGCGGGAGCGGTACAACGTCGTCCTGGTCTCGATCGACACCCTGCGCGCGGATCGGCTCGGCTGCTACGGGTACGAGGACCGCCCCACGAGCCCGGTGATCGACGGGATCGCCAAGGAGGGCGTGCTGTTCGAGCGCTACGTGGCCTCGGCGCCGTGGACCACGCCGTCGCACCTGAGCCTGCTCACGTCGCTCTACCCCTCGTCGCACGGCGTGATGGCCTCCTTCAGCGAGGTCTGGCGGGGCATCCAGTTCAACGAGCGGAGCTACCACAAGCTCCCCGACTCGCGCGTGACGCTCGCCGAGGCGCTCGCCGCCGCGGGCTTCGCCTCCGCGGCGTTCACGGGCGGCGGTCCCCTCGACCCCACGATCGGGTTCGCGCAGGGGTTCGGGACCTACGACACGTCGATGTTCAAGGTCGACGAGGACAACTTCCAGGCGATGACGTCCTGGATCGGCGATCACGCGGAGAAGCAGTTCTTCCTCTTCTGGCACCACTTCGAGGTGCACGCGCCGTACCTCCACGCCGACTTCGTCGCCGACGCCGCGCCCGCCGGGCAGGCCGCGAAGATCGCCGAGGGGATGCGCGCGATGGCGGGGTCGAGGTACCGCGACGTCTGGCCGGGGAACGCCGCGCACCTGCGCTCCCGGCAGACCGCGCTGCTCAAGGAGCACGGGGCCTTCAACCGGGACGTGTGCGAGGCGCTCTACACGTCCGGCGTCCGATCCGCGGACAGGTGGCTCGGCCGCCTCGTCGACGAGCTGAAGAGGCGGAAGCTCTACGACAGGACGTTGCTCGTCGTCACCTCCGATCACGGCGAGGAGTTCGGCGAGCACAACAAGCGGCTCTGGTACAACCACCACGGCCACATCCTGTACGAGGAGATGATCCACGTCCCGCTCGTCCTCAAGCTCCCCAACGGTTTCGCCGGCGGGACGCGCGCCCACCAGATCTGCGAGACGGTCGACGTGATGCCGACGATCCTCGACCTGCTCGACATCGCGCCCGCCCCGAACGAGATGCAGGGCCGATCGCTCGCCCCCCTCTGGTCACGGCCGGACCTCGGTGACGAGGACCGCGCCGCGTTCACCGAGTCCACTGTGAGCAAGAGCGAGAAGAAGAGCGTCCGGACGCGACACCACAAGTACATCATCAACATCGACCAGGCGACCGTCGCCGAGCTGGGGCGCACGCGCCTGCCGGACGGACCGCTCCACGCCGAGCTCTACGACCTGATCGGCGATCCGCGGGAGCGGCGCAACCTCCTGCGCGCCGACCCGAGCGCGAAGAGCCTCTCCCTCGCCGCCGACTTCGAGCGCAGACTGCGACGGCACCTCGCACGGCAGCGGGGCGCCGCGGCGCCGATGACGCTCGGCGCGGAGGCGATAGAACGGCTCGAGGGCCTCGGCTACTTGGACGACGAGCCGGCCGACGCCGGGAGGTGA